From the Juglans microcarpa x Juglans regia isolate MS1-56 chromosome 3D, Jm3101_v1.0, whole genome shotgun sequence genome, the window CCAAAGCATCTGGATTTTCATTCTGACTAGATCCAGAAGTGTTCCTAGTGCCAACCATGTTCTggcacaaaatataataatattaataattaacaaCCAACAACAACTTCCTAGTGTCATCTATTGAGAGCTATGAACACTTTATTCTATCTTAAAATATCTTACTAACTCTTGAGCGGGCCAGGAGCATCCTAGGTGACCTTATTCTTTCCAAGAGTCTGCAGAATctctcaaacctggctctgataccattttgTAACATCCCCTTCCCCTGGGTTAGGAATGTCATGTACACACGTAACTAAGCCAGGTAAGAGActtgcataaatttttttagaccaaacaTTGTTCATTCCAAAAGAAACTTAAGTTAAACCATTTTCCAAAACATAGTCATATCTGAGTTTCCAAACcaactaaattaaaagaaatcataaatataGTCTAAGGTTCATTGGTCCGCTCCTTCTAAActtggcctgcctgctcgtagtCCTCATTCTTCTCACCTAGtggtaaaaatgaaataaaactaaaatgagtcgaagactcaatAAGAACTCAccacaatgtaaacataataattgaaaggctttaataaaattttaaactgaataaaattcttGTCTTATCATGCTGaataaaattcatgtcatatcatGTTAATGCTTATGCTCAGGCTATGCATTACCGTCTCAACTTATCTGAACTAACTGACTAATCTGACTGGCCCACACACTTAActctgtgtgcaaggttgtgcaccgaccCCACATCCCGTTGCAGCAAGGGGAGCCGTTGAGTAGTATTCTGACATACTacggtggaccacgcttgagtccgtggcttgcacatctacCCTGAATACTGAACTGAAAGGCCATTtgattaactgatcttatcttactTATATTACActtgaaattaaaataacttgcgtgtcttatgcaacgtgaTATGCATGACATTCatactaatataaataatataaaatgttgaaCCTGAACATGATGCAGAAAATTAACATGACCATATACTATATTGACTGACATGCTTATATAGATCGTAACATGCTTTGTACATAAAAAGAATGGCTATCAAAGAACTGGCTTTAATAGTAATAGTCTAACTATATGCCAAtcttaatttgtgatcaaattacttacctcttAGCAATGCTTTCACAACCGCACTTTATAGTTCGTTACCTATATAAAGCACTAGTCGTCACTAATTTTCTAGAAAACATACCATCGCAATAAACTAAATTAACCACATTCGAAGGAAagcaatttaaaatattcgGTCATGCATACTAgtactatataattatttaaacattaatatcatatttaatttacaattatacttaatagcataatttaaaacctattacaattttattaaacacTTCTGGATCTAGTCAGAATGAAAATCCAGATGCTTTGGTCGCTGTAGCGACTCAGTTTTTCCAATCATGGTTACCGGTCAGTACGCCGCACCTAGGGCACCGCAAGTTGGATGTACGTTGGAGCAGTTTTCTCGTCAGCACTCTCCAACCTTTGATGGAAGGTTAAATGCTATGGATGCAAATAGTTGGATTGAATGTTTGGAGCAAATTTTTGAGGCGTTGTTCTGCACAGATGATCaaaaggttatttatgcaacaTACAACCTAACAGACCTAGCTAACAAGTGGTGGAAGTCAACTCAGACACTTTTACAGAATGAACTAGGGGAAGGAGTCCCCATTACTTGGGAGCGCTTTAAGGAGGTATTCCTGGATCGTTTCTTTCCACAGTCTTTACAAGAGTCGAGAGCACGTCAGTTCATGGACCTCACACAGGGAACGATGACGGTTGATCAATATGCCACCAAATTCATGGAGCTATCTCGTTACGCTAGTTATCTGATTCcagatgaagaaaagaaagctgAGAAATTTGAACGTGGTTTGGACTGGAGAATTAGAGATCGAGTACGTGCCCttaagattcaaaatttttttgagctgGTGAATCGAGCCACTATTGTTGAAGAGGGTATCTTGGAGAGtatcaaatataataatcagAAGAAGCGCCAGCAACAATCACAACCGCTCCAATCTGCACCAAACAAGAATAAGAGGCCTCATCGTGATAGCAGTCCAGGGCCACAAATAGGAGGACAAACTTATCCTACATGTTCAACATGTGGGAGGAAGCATATGGGAAAATGCTTATATGGCCAGAACGTGTGTTTCAAGTGCAGGAAGCCGAATCATTTAGCTCGTGACTGCCCTATGAAGAAATCTGGGGAACCAGGAAAAAGTGGAGGGCAGAAGATGACAGCTACAACATGTGTATATTCCCTCACCCCTGATGACGCTGTGGCGTCAAATGATGTAGTCACAGGTACCTTTCTTTGTCCTAAGCTTAGATGcatacaaaatatgatgcatatTCTATGTGATCCTTATAGTTCTAAGCCAATATGCTATTCATATAGGTACATTGATGTTGTTTTCTCGTTATGCATCTGTTCTATTTGATTCTGGTGCCACACACTCTTTTATTTCGAATCATTATGCAAGTCTCTTACCTGGCTTAGTTACGTGTGTACGTGACATTCCTAACCTAGGGAAGGGGATGTTACACATGCTTGCTGTCCCTTTAAATGCCATTATTTTCTATATGAAGGATAGGTAGCTATCATaggttagaaatatataaatggTAGGGACTTATTTAAGAATGGAAGGGAACAAGAAATGCTACAAATATGAAACTTTCATTCAATAGGGCATTTGATAGCTTTGTAACATCATATGGAAGGTAAATCCAACAAAAGGGCCAATGCTCACACGAGGGTTGAtttttgtcacttgttcttCAATGGTTTTTCATAGTAAAATGTAACTTTAGTTGAATAAAAGGGTGAAACTAAACAAGGGATGAAATGGGCTGGTTTAAGCCCCAAAACATAATGCAACACTTGGACAGCTAATAATCTTAGTACATCCATGCTTTTAAACATCCCTCACTTAAGCAAAAATCTCAACTACATAATTCAACAACACTAGAGTtgtagaaaacttaagaaaagcATCACATTTTTCAGAAAACATAGCGTAAATAATGGGTACAACACTAGGCAAATCAGAATTCTCAAAGCAAGCTTACTAGCTTAATTAAAAttcttagtggcttacttaggccataaaccTTGAGGAAAGtatgtctaaaattataacccttaactccattaatttaacatataaagACAAGActtatcataattaaaatatggcTTAAACTTGAGAAAATACAAGGTAAGACTACAAAAATTCCATGCAAAATACATGGTTGGGAACAAAAACATAGCATAACACATATGGACTATCATTTTGCTACTCGGTTACCACCCAATTAGAATATATGTTAGAGGAGACAAATGAGAAATCAGTCTAGAAACTACCATACAACAATCGGCCAACAACGAAAATTCAAaaaccccaaaaccgaaacatcaacaattatcaaaagaaaaacccaCTTCATTAACCATTACCAAGTTCGAAATACACAAAGGGGAAGGATTAAGGGTACTCTTACCTTACTATTTTCCTCTTGAGAAGGAGGAATGATAGATGCTTGGCTTGAGATTGGAAGAAGAATGGAGTGGGAGAGAATGGGACGTAGACGTACGGGTGAAGGCTTGAggaattttctctttgtttgccTTAGAATCGACCGGTGcaatgaggaaaaagaaatttagtGGCTTGTACAGGAAGCTTACGGGTGCAAGGAACTTAATGGCTTGCCttagaagcctatgggtgcaaAAACTTAATGACTTGTCTTGGAAGCCTACGGGTGAAAAGGGATAAATGGTTTAATTGCTTTAGTCAAAGCTTATCACATAAGATTGGAAGATGGATAgtggagatctatccacctcaagGATGCTCTTCACCTACCAATCTAATGGTAGGGAATAATTGGaccatttcttaaataaataaaaattagaggacttaagagaaaatatttcaaagtcttaaaataatacccttaatttattttaataatcatattttttaaaaaataaagcatactcatcttaaaaaaaaaataattaaaagtaataaaaatctttatcccaaaatatttaacttaaagaattaataaaatgatgtaaggacctacgtagtaagACTTGGGTATTAGAATATAGCCCAAGAAGTGAAGGTGGCATTGGGCATGGGTGCTTCCTCATTGGGCAGTTTGGGTAGTGGCTCATGATGCCTCTCAAGCTTAGCTCCTCCATGTAGGTTGGCATGATGGTGTCTAGGTTGTAAGAGACTCAACcaaaggagaagagagagagagagagagttgtcgTGTAGGTAGTGAAGAGAGAAAAGGTGGTGTAATTAATCCTAGAGTTTAAGCCCTTAATGACCGGCGGTTAGGGTTTGGGCAAGGGTTAGCAATTTTGTCTTATTCTCTTGTCTTACTCCCTTGGTTTCTAGTGGCTAGGAAAATGTAATCAAGTGCCTTCTATGGTGGCTCAAACAATGGTGATTGGGTAGTTGAGAGGTGgcctaaaatagaaaaataaataaataaatagaaaaaaaaatacataaggGTTGGTTGAAATTCCCAAGGGAAAAGTCGGCATTTCGGCTAGGGTTTTTCCACAATCAACTGTGAGgattttttacatataattcATGGAACTAAAGACAGaatcatccttgaaaataatCTGGGCTAAGGGTGTTTTGGTCCCTTAAACACAAAATACATAGGGTTGCCAAGTGAAATGATTTTAGGGTTTGACATGTCACCACACAAAATGACATGTACTAAGGCTCAATAAAATTGCAAGTATGGCTAATGAATGCTAGAAATGGAtgatcaaagaaagaaaatttgaatcaaAGCTCAAAGAAAGAAATCGAACTACACTTGCCTAGCGAAAGTCAGTATTCTTCTAAGTAAGCGAGCTACCTTCTAAAATCTAGGGTTAACCTAAGAGTTAACCTAATGGGGTAAggaagtggggtgttacatatgCGTTTATAGCGATGCATATAAGATGGGTCTAGGGTGCGTATTGATGCTAGAAGGAAAAGTAGTTGCGTACATGGCAGTTGAAAGATCATGAGCAGAATTACCCCACTCACTGTTTAAAGTTAGTTGTGGTGATATTTGCATTTAAGATTTGGAGGTGTTTCCTGTATGGAGAAAAGTGTGAGATTTTCATTGATCACAAAAGTCTCTAGTATCTTTTCAGTCAAAAGAACTTGAATatgagacagaggagatggATAGAAACAATTGGTGACTACCAATGTGAGATAAAGTATCATCTTGGAAAAGCCAAAGTAATGGCAGATGCCTTGAGTTGTAAGGCccaaatgaagatgaaattttaGTTGAGTAGTATAAGGAGTTTGCTAATTGGAGGCTTTCAGAAGAATGAAGCATTGGCCATAGTTCAAAAGATTTTGCCTTCGAATGACGAGGAAATCAAGGAACGTCAGTTGAAGGATGACAGACTTATAAGCTTATGGCAAAATGTGATAAAGTCGAAAGAATCACTGcattttagaatttgagatgATGGGATGCTGTGTTATAAGGAAAGGAAGGTGAATccggaaaatttgaaaatgaaagaaaggatATTGAAAGAAGCACATATTACTCCTTATACTGCACATCCTTTTAGTACAAAGATGTACCGGGACTTGAAAGGACACTTTTGGTGGGATGGAATGAAACGAGATATGTAAATAGGTGTTCTATGTGTAAACTGGTGAAGGTAGAGCATCAGCAGCCAGCAAGAGAACTGAAGCCATTATtgttccagaatggaaatgggaggacATTTCCATGGATTTCATACTTGGATTGCCAAGGACTTCGGCAGGAAAAAATTCTATAAGGGTTGTTCTTGATAGATTGACAAACAGTGCTCACTTTTTACCAATTACCAACACTGACTCTATGAAAAAGTTGTCCAAGCTATACGTTAAGGAGATAGTTTGGTTGCATGGAGTAACGGGACAATTGTGTTAGATAAGGACACTTGATTCACATCACTATTCTAGCAGTCTACAAAACCTAACGGGCACCAACTTAAAGTTTAGCAGTGCCTATCATCCGCAAACAGAGGGACAGACAAAGCAAACTATACAAACATTAGAATATATGCCTCACACTTGTGTGTTGGTGATGAAAGGAGATTGGGAAGGGCACTTACCTCTAGTAGAGTTTGcctataataatagtttccagATTAAGACAGCGGCGTCATATGAGGCAttatatggaaggaagtgtagatcccCGCTATACTGGGACGATGTTGGAGAAAAGACAATACTTGGTCCTGAATATTTGTAGGAAGTAAGggaacaagtttttttttatttatcaaagaaTGAATGTAGGCGGCTCAGGATAGGCAAAAGAGTTATGCCAACGGTGGAAGCAAGAATCTTGAGTTCAGAGTAGGCAATTGGATATATGTTAAGGTACCGCCCGTGAAAGGAGTAGCTCGTTTTAGCAAAAAAGGGAAGTTGAGTCCATGATAAGTAGGACCTTATGAGATCGTGGAAAGAGTTGGGCCAGTAGCTTATTGGTTAAGCTTACCCATAGAACTGGAAGGGAtacatgatgtgttccatgtgtcttCCTTAAAGAAAGGCTTTGGAGATCATCGACCGGTTATGGTTGACCCAAGTCGTATTCAGCTTCGACCTACCTATCCTCTAAAGAAAGGCCAGTGCAAATTGTTGATTGGAAAGATCAAGAGTTGAGGAATCGAAAGATACCCCTGGTCAAGTTACTTTGGAAGGATCTCGATTTCCACGAAGCTAGTTGGGAGGCAAAAGATTCGATGAGAGCTAGGTACCCTCACCTGTTTGTATCTTGGTTAGAAACATAAGGGATTGGTTGACATTGATTGGAactttgtgatttattttttattgtattcttGGATGAAAAAAGCAATAACTAGTGTTTGTTTGATTGCAACTCTTGATTGATGTTTTTACTGTATTACGATTACACCCTTGATAATAGGACATGGCATGAACTTGAATAATCATGTATATTTCTGTGTTATTAGTAGCCAGGAACATAAGTATGCGAGAATGTTGGCAAGGAATCAGACAAGAGAGGTGAGATTGAATGATCGTGGCTCATTGGCAAAAGATGGGGAAGTTTGAGCACCATCGTGCGCATGTGATGGATGCAGATTTTAGATGAAATCTATTCCTACGAAGAGCACTGTCACATGTGGAGTGACAACCTCCACATGACCCATTAGTTTGGAGCGATGCCACGAGGTTATGAGTATGAGACATTAATAAGGAGGCAAAATTGAGCCATGCTGCTGAGATCCAAGCTAGAGGGCATATGTCACTCGAAGCATCCGACTCTTCAATTGATCGTCTCTGTGTCAATGAAGAAGATCAACTAGTGGAAGATGATGAGGCTGCTATAGAACATAGTTGAATGAGCTAAGGACGAACATGTATTAATATCCCGATGTTGAAGTAATTTTCTACCTCTCGCAAGATTCGGTaactgaaaaagaagaagaggtgCCATCACCTTCTTCATCTGAGGATTCAACTGTAGCTAGTGGACGTAGTCCTTCAAGTGAGTTAGTACacctttagttttaattttggCTTTTATCCAACTCAGTACCAATCTCGAGGATGAAATGTGATTTCTTAAGGGGAGAAGGATGTGTGTAACAACCTGGACTTAGCCAAGTCCTCACCTATTACTTCTATTATTTTTGCCCTAGTCCAAGAATTGGTGAGATGAGAACTTAGAAGTAACAAGGGCCCTACCTTTTTCTAAATAAGATAGGCACCCAAGCCCACAAGAAGGCCCATGGGACTAAGTGATTTTCGGCCACCACAAGGTCTAGagttttggaaaaacaaaattagggttttgaataTGGAAGGAGGCACCCAATTGGGAGAAAGTGACCCTTAGGTCCCCTAAACTTCAATCCTTTGGAACCTTGGGAAGGGGCATTTCGGTTTGGCAAACAACTTATCACATGGCAAGCATGCAAGATAGCTTCTAGAAGCCAAATATTTTGGCTCACTTAGGGCACACATCCACTCCACCAACCACCATGCCACTTGGCCAACATGCAACCTCACTTCCGAGATTCATCGTATCTAGACTTAAAAATggaataaaggaagagagaagagaatttCGAATGCCCGAGGGGCACACTCTACCCACCCTTTAGCATTTAAGTATGGGAATCTCAAGGAGATGCAATTATAAGGAATTGTAAGAGACACATGGGGAAATTCAAACACTTGAAGACACAAGCATCTAGAAGACCTTTAAGGTTTCAACTAGGAGAGGAACACACCTAATACCATGGAAGCTAATCTTCTTTTGGCCATTTGTCACATATGCACAAGACTTTATCCTAAAAGTGGCAATGATGAGGAAGGTGAAAAGCCTCGGAAGGAGCCACATGCCACACATGATGGCTTCTAAAAGCATCTTTGggtaagaaaaagaatagagggTTTCAGCTAGGGTAAAACACACACACTTGCCACATGCCAAATGGCATCCATGCACAAGCCTAGGATCCAAGAAGGTTCTAGTCATGATGAGGAACACTTAGGGTTTCAACCATAAGAACGTACACACCCATTGTTCATAGCATgggttcattgaacctagaccaCAAAGAGGGATGGCAAGAGCCAtttaggatttcggttaggGCAAAGAGCTtggccacttgtcatccatgctaGAGAAACTCTTTGGCATTTCTGAGAGGGCaatgaggaggaggaagaaagaaTATTTCAGTCAAGGGAGGAAGTAACATGCCACACGGCGCCCTTGCACAATGACCCTTCAATTTTCACAA encodes:
- the LOC121255089 gene encoding uncharacterized protein LOC121255089, translated to MVTGQYAAPRAPQVGCTLEQFSRQHSPTFDGRLNAMDANSWIECLEQIFEALFCTDDQKVIYATYNLTDLANKWWKSTQTLLQNELGEGVPITWERFKEVFLDRFFPQSLQESRARQFMDLTQGTMTVDQYATKFMELSRYASYLIPDEEKKAEKFERGLDWRIRDRVRALKIQNFFELVNRATIVEEGILESIKYNNQKKRQQQSQPLQSAPNKNKRPHRDSSPGPQIGGQTYPTCSTCGRKHMGKCLYGQNVCFKCRKPNHLARDCPMKKSGEPGKSGGQKMTATTCVYSLTPDDAVASNDVVTGRASAASKRTEAIIVPEWKWEDISMDFILGLPRTSAGKNSIRVVLDRLTNSAHFLPITNTDSMKKLSKLYVKEIVWLHGVTGQLC